The genomic segment AGAAACAAAAATGACATTTTGCAGGTcaaaacaatgaataaaatgaaaaataacatttaCCTTCCCAGTATAAAAACTATGCAGCACATCAAAATTAACAAACAGGttcaaatatacaaaataaatactTCCACTTTGCCTGTTGCACAGGTTTTATCGCTGAGCAAGTTCTAAGAAAGGACcaggttaaaacacagttaatGAGGAAATTGAAGCAAAGTGTAACTGAACTCTCAATACAAGTCATGCTGAGGATATCCTTACATGACAGAAACATGAAATGAATGGCAAGGAGATTCTTGGCTACGGCCAGATGGAAAGTTAGATTCAATTGTAATTGGTCCACTCTTCCACTGGAAAATTATGTTAACTATGTAGTAGGCATGTTTAGTCCTTATGGTGCTGGATAAAGCATGTAGTTTTCTATCAATCGTCCCCTCAGAATTCTCTTTTTCACCCAGTTAATTACTGCTCTGTCGCTGTACTTTTGGGCCAACACTCTGAGTTTCCACTTCTGGACTTGGACGTTTCCCAGTACATACTCCAGTGCCAAGTGATATTCTTCCTGAAAATTGAAAACAAATAGGTATTTGAAAAATCTGGCTTTCATCTAACTTGAATGCCATAATGTGTGTTTACAAAGCATACCTTTCTGGGCTGAATGTGTTTTTTGATTGTCCCCATGAGAATAAAGCAAAATACCACTTCCTTGAGAATAACCTGTTAAGACATAtacttaaattgtttttaaatatataaaagcacAGCTATTCCTATTCCTTTTTCAACTTTTTGTTAAATGTATGATGAAAACATTCATTCATTAGGCCTTACAAATAAAACTAACTctgtatattataataaataataaatttatttttgtctgCTTCAAAAGAATGTTCTTTGCAATATCTTTCTCAAATGCAATGGTTACTGCAAATCAGTACTTATCCTTAAACAAAAGGTATGTTCGTATATTAACACTATTTAATAATTCAAAATATTTGAAACTCCATTTTGGGGCCAAGACCTCACAGGACAAAATGATACACAGTTCATAATTCTAATTTGACACACACATCCAGCTTTAATATTTTGAGTATCTCCAAAGTCATCTGTATAGTTAGCTGAAAAGAACTATGATTCTTTGAGTGATTGTTCTGTGTCTGCTTGGAGATATTTCAAAACTTCTAAAGCTTCCGAAGATGTAACACGAACATCTGTCTGTCCCATTTTGattgattcttttcaattggttcagcttgaggatgcggacaaggtgcttggagaggtgagggctagcacatgcatcctagacccctgcccatcctgactggtgagagaagccagagggggtttggccgagtgggtgaaggcggtggtgaatgcctcccttcgggaaggcatatttccagcgagccttaaattggctgtgatcaaaccgctgttgaaaaagccatcactggaccccactcaattggacagctattagcctatttccaatctccccttcttgggTAAGGTTGTGGAaagtgtggtggccgcacaattctaggcattcttggtagacactgattttctagatccggcagtCTGGCTTCAGGACGGGGCATGGTACGAAACAGTCTTGGTCGTCttagatgatctacgccgggaattGGACAGGGGGAgcgtgtccctgctggttctgctggacctctcagcggccttcgataccgtcgataatggtattcttctggggcaccttgccgggatgggtctcggaggtactgttttgcagtagctccggtccttcctggagagtcgttcccagatggtgtcactgggggacacctgctcggccccataaccattgatttgtggggtcccgcagggctcagtactgtcccccatgttgtttaacatatacatgaagccgttgggagagatcatctggagttttggggttcggtgtcatctgtatgcagatgatgtccagttcTGTTACtctttcccacctgtcactaaggaggctgttcaggtcctgaatcggtgcttggctgctgtgtcggactggatgagggagaacaaattgaaattgaatcgagacaagacagaggtcctcctggtcagtcgcagggtcgaatagggtatagggttacagcctgtgttggacagggtcgcactccccctgaagacacaggtttgcagtctgggtgttctcctggactcatcactgagtttggaaccccaggtctcagcagtggccaggggagcattcgcacaattaagacttgtgcgccagctgcgcccataccttgggaagtctgacttggccacggtggtccacgctctggttacatcccgtctggattactgCAGCGCTCTCTACgttgggctgcctttgaagacagcccggaagctccaattagtacaacgggagGCAgctagattaataactggggtgtcatacagggagcgtaccaccccctgctaagccagctccactggctgccgatatgctaccgagcccaattcaaagtgctagtcttgacctataaagccctaaatggttctggccctatttacttgtccaaacgtagcTCTTCCTATGGGCTAATAAGacccctaagatcatctggagaggccctgctcttggtcccacctgcctcacaagcgcggttggtgggaacgagggaccttctcggtggtggctacccggctgtggaacaccttcCCTAGCAACATCCGGCAAGCCCCGACGCTTCTGGACTTTAGAAAAGCTGTAAAGACATGGTTATGTAcccaagcttttaatgagtaatcgTTTAAATCGACATGGTCCGAAGTAAGGTTTAAGCATGAGGTTCTGGATAAATGGATCAAATTATATACATGTTTTTAAgtttaataatgtattttaattgttttatcaattgatttgtatgtattgttttgatgtataattgtgttgggcattgaattttgtgagccgccctgagtcctctaagGTGAGAAGAACGGGgtacaaatgttgtaaataaataaaaactacattTTGATTAGAAATACTGTCAAAACTTCATACACTCTAAAGTCTGTTTagctcttttctttcttcagaaTGTGTCCTCTCAAGCACTGATCCTAAATATAATTCAGCAGAAGACACCTCACTGAAATATAACTAAATCTGCATGGACAATTGGGACACACATctttttttcatttatattttttgtttACAACGAAGATAAACATCCACAAAATGAGAAATCCAGACCGAGCTTtgctcaattaaaaaaaaagttaaattatGAAAGGGTTTACATAGACTGTCCAAAAGATAACAAAAGACCTTATATTCAGTAGTGTATGTATCCATGCACACAGGCAGTGTTTTAACTGCTATATTAAATTAaagatttttaaagtgttttaccTTGCTGCTGAATTCCACTTGTTCCTGTATGAGATTCTCCCATGGTACATGCTTGAACATTCCCTATGTGCCCTTCGTTCATTCCCATTTGCGATCCTGCCAGAAAGCAAAGGAAATCCATGTTAGATTTTCACATTTGGGAGAAAAAGAATTATGATCTGAAAGATACAGATTTCCCCTCAGGCATGGATGTTGAGGTTCTCCACACCAGTATCTCACACAAAGATGGATGACAACCATCATCTTTACCACTTTGCACTCATCGTTATTTTAGCCTTGGCGGGAACATTCCTTTTACTTCAGCAGCACTGTGATGGCTCCACTGTAAAGTGATACATTCATGATTGATTTAAACTATGTTTTCTAAGttcctttcccctcttttttacATGAGCTACAATGGCCTTTATGAGCTGAAATTATGGGCAGGAGAATCTTGAGAATTTCTACTAAGACTTCAGTAATTTTCACACCAATTTTCCTGCTTAAGAATAGAAAGAACCTACCATTTGTATTGGTGCAACCTGGAATGTTCTCTCCTGTGGAATATCCCATTAGGCCACCATTTCCATTCCCATTCCCATTAGAAGGCACTGATGCAAGGAGGCCTAATCAAAAGAAAATGCCATAGCATCAACATAAAGAACATTGTTCAATCATTATCTTTTCACATTCATGCAGAAAACATTTCTACATTTCATCCATAGATTTTCTCAGTAACATATCTAAGTTTATATTATGGCAATAAAgacaaatatttttataaatatacaaatatccaGTTGGACATTAGAATCTGAGCTTgaacacaaaaataaataaatacaggaactATATTTTGTAAATAACTCTTTAGAGTGCGAGAAGTGGATGAGAAACTTTTGAAATACACTAAACAGAAGGAACGTGAAAACAAGAAGTAATGATTGAAATCTTGCAAATGAAATCGTATTGTGGAAAACTGGCAAATGCTGACAGATTAGTAACTTTGCTTTTCTAGACAAAAGAAGGAAATGCTTAAAAAGAAATTTGAACTTGAGCAGTGTGAATGATTTATCAGGAATTTCAGATTGGCTTAAaagattaaatatttaaaacctgaaacaaaaagtacagtagagtctcactaatccaagcctcgcttatccaagcctctggataatccaagccatttatgtagtcaatgttttcaatatatcgtgatattttggtgctaaatttgtaaatacagtaattacaacataacattactgcgtactgaactaccttttttgtcaaatttgttgtataacatgaagttttggtgcttaatttgtaaaatcataacctaatttgatgtttaataggcttttccttaatccctccttattatccaagatattcgcttatccaagcttctgccggccggtttagcttggataagtgagactctactgtaatacaatgggAGAGAAACTAGCAGGAAACTCAAATTGAAAACATCTGCGAAGTATGGAAGAATCAAGCTATCTTATCTCTAGTATGAAAAAGATAACAATGTAAGCAACAGGCCTGATAAAAGAGGTATCCAGACAAGACACTACAAATCAAAATGTCATAACCATGAGAAGTTACTGGCAAAGCTCCAGTAAGCGTTTCCTGAATTATTGGAATAATAATCTACTTCAAAAAATAACCATGACTTTTATAGCCTCTTTTCATTTTTGACTTAAGTATCTTCCTCCAGAAAAGGACATTTGTAACTGAAAGTTGCTATATCCCTAATCCACAGTAAAAATAGATAGGTTAAATGTAACAAAGTAAAGCTCATTGTTGTCTTTAATACTCTTCTATGATCACACTTGTTTGCAACAATTGCCACTTTATGGCCAAACCACCATTCAAATGAATAACTCAATCACTTCCATGTTTGTACTGTATTATTTTGGATGATTCAGGAATATGGATGTTAGACAATGCAGTGCAATGCCCATGCAAGAAATTAAGATTGTAACATAAATTCCACATTAAAATGATAGCACTCTGAACTGTACAAGGTTATAATGAGGTCAATATGAATGAACAGCCTACAGGAAAAGGCTTTTCATTTCCCCACAGTCTTTGTTCATCTATATTACAAGCATTTTGAAATTATCTGGGTCATAGGCAACAAAGTaaagataatttaaaaataaaaacatatcataCCTAATCCTCTGTATCGTGACAATTGCTGATACATTTGTTTCATCCTCTCAATATTCAAGCGACTTGCTTCAGCATGATTTACCATTGGTTTAGGGTAATTCACACCTATTATACATTTTGCTGCCTTCTGAACACCATCGGGAGCATTCCAAGGatcatatatatattttgcagGAAAACCTCTAAGTACAGGTAGATACCgtcttattaaaataaaataaaataaaaataattaattagtATCTAAATTttgataaattaattaaatgtgTAATTTCACTGATATTTCACAATGCTGTTTAACCTGATATAGTCTCCATTAGGGTCTGTTCTTCTgccaaagcccacaggacaataGCAATGGAAAAACTGCTGGAAGAAGGAGCTACAAGACAGCCACATCCAACTGCCTGCATTCACACTCCAGTCAGCATCTAGAAGCAATTCTTCAAATACCTGAAAAAGACAAACATAATTTGTCTAAATTTTTAGTTTTTCAGCAAACAGCCTCTAGGAGATACACAGTTTTCAAAGCTTAATGACAAAGGTACTTAAATGTCCTTGTATAATACATCATATATACATATGTCCACataatatgtttatatgttgtgtatgtgtgtgcatgttaaGGCACAGTTTATGTGGGCTACATATGGAAGAACCTGCTGAACTGTGGTAAGTGATAAAACCTAACTTAATATGGAAGAATTATCAATTTGTACAAGAGACTCAAGGTAGTTTACAGAAATTAAAAGGGGAGGAGGGGGTAGCAAATGAGAAAATCAAAACTAAATTTCAGGTTGACTTTTCTCTGccaatagaaaaaaaagaaagaactagGTGCTCTGACTTGACAGAATGAAAGTATATTATACAAGGAGGTGTACACAAGACAGTTTAATTGATTGCACTTTGCACCCTTGCATAGATTTCTGTAGGTGATATGATAAACAATGATCACagcaaaagcaacaataaaagtgCTAAATCCTTGAAAAGCAGGGCTGAACTGGAAAGCTAAATTCCCTGCTGGAAATAAAACTAGATTTAGAAGGACTGACATAGCCAGCTCCTCATGTTGCTATGGCTAAAAGCCATGAAGATCAGGCCCCTCATTGTATTCTGAACAGTTATCTGACATACTTTAGTACTGAGCCAAGGAACGAGTGGGTGGATCAGGCTAAAAATAGAAACTCATAGAGCTAAGACCTGAGCAGGTCAGCTCAtgaacttggaggtctctcattcataaagtTGCTATAAGTCAAAGTCGACTTGATAGCAAATAACAATGACATAACCTGTTGTATTTCGGTTTGCCACTAGATGTTGCCATTTAGCCAAATTCACTCAAATTATATAACAATGTGTCCTGTTTAATGCTGCTATACAGGAAGCTTTGCATTCCACTCCACAGGTTTATCAGCAGCTATTGTTGTAGCATAGCTTTAGGGAACTTTAATTCAGATTAATTCTCACAGAATTCACTAGAACATATTCAGTCATGTTTACAATTGCAGTTGATGGGTATTTATTCCAAAGGTGGACAAATACTACAGGCACTACTTGCAACAAAAGGTACTACTTGCAACATGATGTGAAAAGACCAACACTTATATAACAATACAACTTGTACTATAAATGAATGGAATGTTAAACAACAACTGCCTCTGGGGTATTTACAAATATATAATTAAGACATCAAATATAAAGGCCAATATCAGAAATACGTCAATCAGAAGAGAGGAGTACCTTCATTCCTTCTTCCCAACTAATCCATAGATCACCCCGAGTCAAAAAACAGGCCACAGCATGTCTGGCCAAATGGTGGATCCAGCCCTCCTGACGCAATTGGGTCATGATAGCATCAATCCAAGGGAATCCTGTTCTGCCTTCTGCCCATTTTGCTAAAGCTTCAGGATTCCTGTCCCATGGAATCTGCACACATATGGGATTGCCTTCCATTTTATCAAACCGTGGATTGTTAGTGGCTGCTGTGTAAAAGAATTCACGCCACAATAACTGGCcatagagagaaagaggaggagagctgttcttttttacctgaaaaatcaaaacacataGACAATTTGACTTAAAAATACTTaaacatattttttcttttaaagtattTGACAgctcaaggtggccaattcatACCTTTTTATATAAGTCTGTTAACTTGAAATAAAAGAGGCGGCAGGACAAGCAGCCAAAACGTAGATAGGGACTAAGTCCTGTTGGACTTGCAAGAAGAGAATTGGCATTCATTCGTGGCCGTTCAAAGTTTGCTACCCAAGCCTTAAAACGAAAAAAGAGAAAGGTTTATCTTTGTTTCTATTTTGTGTGTATATCTTAATATCACTTTAAATACATTTaagggaaataaaaataatattcctaGTAAACCATTTGTAAGTTTTGTTGCTTTCTTTGGCTAAATCCCAGGAATCAGCTTACACAATGGGGTTTCCCCTTCCTCTTTAAACCTATTTGCATTTGATCCCCTAATGATTGgcatgaagccccccccccccctttccctcttGAAGAAGGCTAGCCAAATTCTTTCCTATAGCagaatggtataataaaatagaatcCACAAAACCTACTATCAAGATTTCAGGCTAACAAACCTATTCAAATATCCATGGCAGGATAAATGTGGACACAAAGCATGTGGAGAATTGGAAAAATAAAGTCTCTTCTACATGTAGATTATCACAATGATCCAGAACTCTGAGAAATCATGGCTCTGAATCATGTGGAGGATGCACATAGAGAAGACACTGCCCTCTTCTGACTGTCATTTTCCACAGGATAAGTACAATGAGGGACAGAATGTAGCTACAGCCAACTCCCTTTCCCACCTGTCCAAATTAGTGCTATTCTGAACACCCTGACAGGTCTGTTTTTTCCTTACAGTTTGCATTTTATATGCAAAATCATTTTATGCAACAGTTGATACAAATGATAAGGCTTTCaaaactattatcattattaaaaatGTTAGACCTTGAAACACGATAAAAGAGGTTATTAGTTTATACTATAACTTCAAGGGATCTTTATTACAATGACAGCAAAGCTATTTCCGTACACATCCAACTTTGCTTAATGAATATCCAGGACAGCAAAGTTCAGAAACATACCTTTCTTTCTAAGTGTCTTTCTAATCTTGTAAGAGCTTCTGTTTCTCCACCTGGCCAAACAGCAGAAGGTAATCCATCTGTATCAAAACCTGCAGAGAAAAAGAATTATAGCTCCAGTTGTCAAGTGTCAGGAATGTAATTTGCCCAGGTGGAAAAATGTTTGTTGACATCTTCACACTAAGAATCAAGGGTATCATGGAGCAAGGAAGGTCCAACTACTACAATTAAAACTATAAGTCCTAGGTGGTGCTCAAAACGTGTATGTTCCCTGAATGCCATTATTTCTTCAAAGCATGTAGTTTTCCCTTCCCACCTCTATCTCCACCTATGCATCCCAAAGCTCAGTTGAACTGTCATGAGCTGCCTACTTTCTTGCATGACAGCTTCACTTCttccttaatttttcttttttttatttattcatctgtgtgggtGAAAAACTACCTTTCTGATGGAAGCATGAATCTGGGGGAAGTTCCTCGAGGAAAGTGTTTGGCTGGTGCCATGGTTACTGATGTGAGAAATGAGAAAGTTCTTGCTCTGTCTTCCTACAAGGGTATGCTACTTACCGTACATACtaaagtataagctgacccgaatataagctggggcacctaattttaccacaaaaaactaggaaaacttattgaaccgggtataagccgagggtaggaaatgcagcagctactggtaaatttcaaaataaaaatagataccaataaaattacattaattgaggcatcagtaggttaaatgtttgtgaatatttaccatatttcaaagaaaaacagtaaactagttctataagtggaaaaatagggtcaacaaaaacaatatggtatcaacaataactcaataataataataataataataataataataataataataataataataataataataataacttcatttgtatcccgccctatctccccatggggactcagactggcttccaacatagtaaaacattcaatgcctatataaacaatacagagttagatatagatctataattatatatatactaatttcacacatgcatttccccctgaaatgtttgcaaatcctctctatatatatgtccATTTTCCCCCTgcgatatttgcaagccctatttatctatgtttatatctatctagacatctctatgtatgtatgtgtgtgtgtgtgtgcatttccccgtAATATTTGCTAgccctat from the Anolis carolinensis isolate JA03-04 chromosome 5, rAnoCar3.1.pri, whole genome shotgun sequence genome contains:
- the cry1 gene encoding cryptochrome-1 isoform X1; amino-acid sequence: MGVNAVHWFRKGLRLHDNPALREVIQGADTVRCVYILDPWFAGSSNVGINRWRFLLQCLEDLDANLRKLNSRLFVIRGQPADVFPRLFKEWNITKLSIEYDSEPFGKERDAAIKKLASEAGVEVIVRISHTLYELDKIIELNGGQPPLTYKRFQTLISRMEPLEIPVETITAEVMSKCTTPVSDDHDEKYGVPSLEELGFDTDGLPSAVWPGGETEALTRLERHLERKAWVANFERPRMNANSLLASPTGLSPYLRFGCLSCRLFYFKLTDLYKKVKKNSSPPLSLYGQLLWREFFYTAATNNPRFDKMEGNPICVQIPWDRNPEALAKWAEGRTGFPWIDAIMTQLRQEGWIHHLARHAVACFLTRGDLWISWEEGMKVFEELLLDADWSVNAGSWMWLSCSSFFQQFFHCYCPVGFGRRTDPNGDYIRRYLPVLRGFPAKYIYDPWNAPDGVQKAAKCIIGVNYPKPMVNHAEASRLNIERMKQMYQQLSRYRGLGLLASVPSNGNGNGNGGLMGYSTGENIPGCTNTNGSQMGMNEGHIGNVQACTMGESHTGTSGIQQQGYSQGSGILLYSHGDNQKTHSAQKGRISLGTGVCTGKRPSPEVETQSVGPKVQRQSSN
- the cry1 gene encoding cryptochrome-1 isoform X2 yields the protein MGVNAVHWFRKGLRLHDNPALREVIQGADTVRCVYILDPWFAGSSNVGINRWRFLLQCLEDLDANLRKLNSRLFVIRGQPADVFPRLFKEWNITKLSIEYDSEPFGKERDAAIKKLASEAGVEVIVRISHTLYELDKIIELNGGQPPLTYKRFQTLISRMEPLEIPVETITAEVMSKCTTPVSDDHDEKYGVPSLEELGFDTDGLPSAVWPGGETEALTRLERHLERKAWVANFERPRMNANSLLASPTGLSPYLRFGCLSCRLFYFKLTDLYKKVKKNSSPPLSLYGQLLWREFFYTAATNNPRFDKMEGNPICVQIPWDRNPEALAKWAEGRTGFPWIDAIMTQLRQEGWIHHLARHAVACFLTRGDLWISWEEGMKVFEELLLDADWSVNAGSWMWLSCSSFFQQFFHCYCPVGFGRRTDPNGDYIRRYLPVLRGFPAKYIYDPWNAPDGVQKAAKCIIGVNYPKPMVNHAEASRLNIERMKQMYQQLSRYRGLGLLASVPSNGNGNGNGGLMGYSTGENIPGCTNTNGSQMGMNEGHIGNVQACTMGESHTGTSGIQQQGRISLGTGVCTGKRPSPEVETQSVGPKVQRQSSN